In Heyndrickxia vini, the sequence CCACTCATTTTCTTGAAGCTTATAAATATTATGTGGCTTTGTTGCACTTCTTCCTAATAAATAGATTGTTCCCGATTTGGCAACGATAAGCTTTTCAATGACACTGCATGGTGTAGGAAGCTTCCTCCACTCCCCATTTTGCAAGTCATACTCATATAAATAATCTTCTACACCTTTGACACTGCTTATATACAATACTTGTTTGGATTTATTATATTTGATGCTGCTCAGACTCTCATTCTCAAATTCTTTTATTTTCAAAAACGTATTCGTTTCAAGGTTATAAGAAGCTAAATAAGTAAAATCTGATTCATAATCGGTTAGTAAATAAACAGTTGAGTCAGAAACAAACACACCATCGCTAGCAGTATGCTGTTTATCGGTGGGTGGGGTTAGAAGAATATCTTTCTCATCATGTCTCGCATATAAAAGTGTATGGGTATTCGCATAATGTTTAAAGTAAAGAAAAGTCGATTCATCAGGGCTAAAGTCAATCAAGTATGTAGCTGCATCTTTTCCTTCCAATACCTTCGTTTCCTGACCAGACTCTAAATCTAAACAATAAGCATTCAGATATGTCGGGTTGTCTTTTGCAGATGTGTAATAAAGCTTTTTCCCATCATCCGATAAAATCGGTATGAAATTCCGGGTGCCTTCATGATACACGATTTCTTTCATCGTCCCACCTTGCAATGGAATCCCATAAAACTGAGTATTCTCATCCCCATCTTTATCAAATCCGGCAATGATAAACCTTCCTTGCTTATCATAAATCAAATCTTGACAGCTTTGGTCGATAAATGTGAGCGGGTAAGGAAACGTATTTGGCAGATCCATCGCCCATAAATTATACTTTCCACTTAAATTTGTGCTAAAAGCAAGCTGATTTTCATCCGGGCTTACGGCAAAGTCTTCAATAGCAAATGTCCGTAAAAATTGCTCCACATCTGGTTTTGAAAATGAAATCATTCATCCCACCCCTTATATTCTTTCAATATAGAAAAATCTGTCTATTATTATACCATACATTATAAAAAAAACGGCAACAAGCTAAGCCCATTACCGTCTTTTCTATATTACATACTTTGAGATGTAGCTGTTACTGTTTCTGGTTCCGATTCTTTCTTTTTCATAAAAAGAAATGTGTAGATAATTAATAATAGAACTATGCATACAATTGAAAATCCATAGATGAAATGGAATCCCTTATTCGCAGCAAGGATGCCCAGTCCTGTTGAACCGATAGCCATTCCAAGATCCATGGAGGAAAAATACATTGCGTTCGCAGTTCCTTGTTTTTCCTTAGTAACAAGACTAACCGCTATCGCTTGTAAGGTTGGTGTCACCATTCCATAAGCCACTCCATAGAAAAACCCTGCAAAAAGTAAAGTACTTGCACTATGGGTGATAGATAATAGAAACAATCCAATGATTCCGCAAATTGCTGCGGGGTAGATAATTACTTTATGTCCTAGCGTATCATATAATCTTCCTGAAACTGGTCTTGCAGCTAACATGACAATGGCCACCACTAAAAAGAAAAGGGAAACTGATCCCCCGAGGTGTTCCTCCTTACCCAGTTCTCTTAGAAAACTAATGACTCCTCCAAGCGTAATTGAAAAAAGTGCACATAAAATACTTGGAACAAACGCCTTTTTATCAAAAATAGATTCTTTAAAGGAAAGCTTATGTTTCGGTTCTGCCTTCGTTAAAGTTGGTTCTTCTTTTGAAGGTTTAATAAAAAAGCTGAAGATAAAAGTAAGAACTGCTAAAACAACTGAAATAATTAATAAAAAATTAAATGGCAACGTAGCTAATAAGGCAAGTGCTACCATAGGGGCCATACTTGTCCCAATACTTGTCGCTAATCCGTAATAACCGATTCCTTCACCTAATCTCTTTTTCGGAATGATATTTGTAGCTAAAGTCGCTAAAATCGTTGTCATAATTCCAAATCCAATCCCATGAAATACCCTTAATAAAAGTAATAATGGTACGGACTGTTGATTGTAAGCAATCGCGAGTGTAATGGCTACGAAAGCAAGTGAATAAATACTCATTTTTTTCACATTGACACGGTGGATGAGATAACCGATAAACGGACGCGTAATAATTGCCGCTACCATAAAAACAGTCGTCATCAGCCCACCTTGAGCCGGATTATTTTT encodes:
- a CDS encoding S9 family peptidase — protein: MISFSKPDVEQFLRTFAIEDFAVSPDENQLAFSTNLSGKYNLWAMDLPNTFPYPLTFIDQSCQDLIYDKQGRFIIAGFDKDGDENTQFYGIPLQGGTMKEIVYHEGTRNFIPILSDDGKKLYYTSAKDNPTYLNAYCLDLESGQETKVLEGKDAATYLIDFSPDESTFLYFKHYANTHTLLYARHDEKDILLTPPTDKQHTASDGVFVSDSTVYLLTDYESDFTYLASYNLETNTFLKIKEFENESLSSIKYNKSKQVLYISSVKGVEDYLYEYDLQNGEWRKLPTPCSVIEKLIVAKSGTIYLLGRSATKPHNIYKLQENEWTPLTQYTVPGVDSNELVEPEVVNYSSFDGLEIESLFFKAKKENDNGEIIFWPHGGPQASERKFFRASFQFFLNQGYSIFAPNFRGSYGYGLEFMKMVEGDWGYGPRLDNVAGLDWLIENGYAEKGNILLMGGSYGGYMALLLHGRHADYFKAVVDIFGPSDLFSFINSVPEDWKPVMDQWVGNPEKDKEKLIEYSPITHLDGMTKPMLVIQGANDPRVVKEESDQIVQALKDKGRDVEYMLLEDEGHGFSKKENEIAVYKKILTFFEQFVGSKVKA
- a CDS encoding MFS transporter, which translates into the protein MKESNKLWTGQYVAIVLMAFLFFLCLQLLTAGFPAFITDIKNNPAQGGLMTTVFMVAAIITRPFIGYLIHRVNVKKMSIYSLAFVAITLAIAYNQQSVPLLLLLRVFHGIGFGIMTTILATLATNIIPKKRLGEGIGYYGLATSIGTSMAPMVALALLATLPFNFLLIISVVLAVLTFIFSFFIKPSKEEPTLTKAEPKHKLSFKESIFDKKAFVPSILCALFSITLGGVISFLRELGKEEHLGGSVSLFFLVVAIVMLAARPVSGRLYDTLGHKVIIYPAAICGIIGLFLLSITHSASTLLFAGFFYGVAYGMVTPTLQAIAVSLVTKEKQGTANAMYFSSMDLGMAIGSTGLGILAANKGFHFIYGFSIVCIVLLLIIYTFLFMKKKESEPETVTATSQSM